A window of Etheostoma spectabile isolate EspeVRDwgs_2016 chromosome 18, UIUC_Espe_1.0, whole genome shotgun sequence contains these coding sequences:
- the LOC116706137 gene encoding AN1-type zinc finger protein 3 isoform X2, which produces MNLCSKCFADIQKKQPGEDCTSKPIQSTGSSQSPVFSSETSSSSSQSLLSSPASTSEQPSTEEPSPTFPSTREGMSSTETAQGTLCTPTKRPRESASGSESEATPEKRPRTDEQEGSSEEARGTPKQKNRRRCFRCQTKLELVQQELGSCRCGYVFCMLHRLPEQHDCLFDHLGRGREEAVLKMVKLDRKVGRSCQRIGEECS; this is translated from the exons ACATCCAGAAGAAGCAGCCGGGCGAGGACTGCACCTCCAAGCCTATCCAAAGCACTGGGAGTAGCCAATCGCCAGTTTTCAGTAGTGAGACGAGCAGTAGCAGTAGCCAATCCCTATTGTCGTCGCCGGCCTCTACCTCCGAGCAGCCGTCAACCGAAGAGCCCTCGCCCACGTTTCCCAGCACGAGGGAAG GCATGTCGTCCACAGAAACAGCCCAAGGCACACTCTGCACACCCACAAAACGTCCACGAGAATCAG CGTCGGGCTCGGAGAGCGAGGCGACGCCGGAGAAGCGGCCACGGACAGACGAGCAGGAGGGGAGCAGCGAGGAGGCCCGCGGGACGCCCAAGCAGAAGAACCGTCGGCGCTGCTTTCGCTGCCAAACCAAACTCGAGCTGGTGCAGCAGGAACTGGGCTCCTGTCGCTGTG gctaTGTGTTCTGCATGCTTCACCGTCTCCCCGAGCAGCACGACTGTCTGTTCGACCATCTGGGCCGCGGGCGCGAGGAGGCCGTCCTCAAGATGGTGAAGCTGGACCGCAAGGTGGGCCGCTCGTGCCAACGCATCGGGGAGGAGTGCTCCTGA